In one window of Nicotiana tabacum cultivar K326 chromosome 12, ASM71507v2, whole genome shotgun sequence DNA:
- the LOC107772228 gene encoding UPF0481 protein At3g47200-like → MAHHIEITQMDHQIPLLDQTSVNEIEEGRKVDHLIEIRETNGEDRSGMTTNKPANQILDEIFADINDSSSKCCTIFKVSVGLSESNSGAYEPKVISIGPYHKHNPKFRSMEKYKVCYLQRFLRRKEGIDVESCIRELEDEALKCYDDIENLDRDIVAKFSKILLLDGCFLVEYIRERCGMCPEGEDWIISGGCLDNQIRRDLLLLENQLAFFVLTKLHHMTKDEEDKIPFIKMVKRTFFLDLPKMTPASYLESEGNAAEIKHLLQVVHMSCHPSDIKTTSLTNPSMETEHFWKSLCCNPLRIIRSKDKPIDKDHLTGHNVMPNATQLSEYGVSFVKVGYIYDYLEEENYGDNTSLFDIKFENGLIKIPSFKVTDDTETLLRNLIAYEQQSIHVHGPRYFSDFAIFMDYLIDSEKDLNLLRRKGIIKNRIGEDKEIATLFNKIGKGVSISHEDFYYEEECRKLVQHCEQTWNLMKASLKRNYFNSLWVGTSTVAAGILLVLTAMQTVLAFTGGI, encoded by the exons ATGGCACATCATATTGAGATTACCCAAATGGATCATCAAATTCCACTTCTTGATCAAACTTCTGTAAATGAg ATAGAAGAAGGGAGGAAAGTGGATCATTTAATTGAGATAAGGGAAACAAATGGTGAAGATCGATCAGGAATGACAACAAATAAACCTGCGAATCAAATCCTTGATGAAATATTTGCGGATATCAACGACTCATCTAGCAAATGTTGTACCATATTCAAAGTAAGTGTGGGGTTGAGTGAATCAAATTCAGGTGCTTATGAGCCAAAGGTGATCTCCATTGGTCCTTACCATAAACACAATCCTAAATTTCGCTCCATGGAAAAGTACAAAGTGTGTTACCTGCAACGGTTCCTCCGCAGGAAAGAGGGGATTGATGTGGAAAGTTGCATTAGAGAATTGGAGGATGAAGCATTAAAGTGTTATGATGATATAGAAAACCTTGACAGGGATATTgttgccaaattttcaaaaatattgttaCTTGATGGTTGTTTTCTAGTTGAATACATCCGAGAGCGTTGTGGAATGTGTCCAGAAGGAGAAGATTGGATTATCTCTGGAGGTTGCCTAGATAATCAAATACGTCGTGACTTGTTGTTACTAGAAAACCAACTTGCTTTCTTTGTCCTCACAAAACTTCATCACATGACTAAAGATGAGGAAGATAAAATACCATTCATAAAAATGGTGAAGAGGACCTTTTTCCTTGATTTACCGAAGATGACCCCTGCATCCTATCTTGAGAGTGAAGGTAATGCCGCAGAAATCAAACATTTACTTCAAGTTGTACACATGTCATGTCACCCTTCAGATATTAAAACTACTAGCCTTACGAATCCTAGCATGGAAACGGAACATTTCTGGAAAAGTTTATGTTGTAATCCTTTGCGAATAATTAGGTCAAAAGATAAGCCAATAGATAAGGACCACCTAACGGGGCATAACGTCATGCCAAATGCAACGCAACTTTCCGAATATGGAGTTAGCTTCGTAAAAGTCGGATATATTTATGATTACTTGGAGGAAGAAAACTACGGAGATAACACAAGTTTATTTGATATCAAATTTGAAAACGGGCTAATAAAAATTCCTAGTTTTAAAGTCACTGATGATACGGAGACTCTCCTTCGGAATCTGATAGCGTATGAGCAACAGTCGATTCATGTACATGGTCCTAGATATTTCAGTGATTTTGCAATTTTCATGGATTATCTTATCGACTCGGAGAAAGATCTGAATTTGCTACGCCGAAAAGGAATTATCAAGAATAGGATAGGGGAGGACAAAGAAATAGCTACCCTTTTTAACAAGATCGGGAAAGGAGTCTCCATTTCACATGAGGACTTCTATTACGAAGAAGAATGCAGAAAATTGGTTCAACATTGTGAACAAACATGGAACCTAATGAAGGCAAGTTTGAAGCGCAATTATTTTAATAGTCTGTGGGTAGGAACTTCAACTGTGGCAGCTGGCATACTCCTCGTACTCACAGCTATGCAGACTGTTCTAGCTTTCACAGGTGGTATTTAA